One Equus quagga isolate Etosha38 chromosome 5, UCLA_HA_Equagga_1.0, whole genome shotgun sequence genomic window carries:
- the FABP3 gene encoding fatty acid-binding protein, heart — protein sequence MVDAFVGTWKLVDSKNFDDYMKSIGVGFATRQIANMTKPTTIIEVNGDTITIKTHSTFKNTEISFKLGVEFDETTADDRKVKSLVTLDGGKLVHVQKWNGQETTLVRELIDGKLILTLTHGSAVSTRTYEKEA from the exons ATGGTGGACGCCTTCGTCGGCACCTGGAAGCTAGTGGACAGCAAGAATTTCGATGACTACATGAAGTCAATCG gTGTGGGTTTTGCTACCAGGCAGATAGCCAACATGACCAAGCCTACCACAATCATCGAAGTAAATGGGGACACTATCACCATAAAAACACACAGCACCTTCAAGAACACGGAGATCAGCTTCAAGCTGGGGGTGGAGTTTGACGAGACAACAGCAGATGACAGGAAGGTCAAG TCCCTTGTGACACTGGATGGAGGCAAACTTGTCCATGTGCAGAAGTGGAATGGGCAAGAGACAACACTCGTGCGGGAGCTAATTGATGGAAAACTCATCCTG ACACTCACCCATGGCAGCGCAGTGAGCACTCGTACTTACGAGAAAGAGGCCTGA